In Phoenix dactylifera cultivar Barhee BC4 chromosome 11, palm_55x_up_171113_PBpolish2nd_filt_p, whole genome shotgun sequence, the following are encoded in one genomic region:
- the LOC103721945 gene encoding protein TPX2-like isoform X4 has product MASYPNGGAGDGADVIQIDEAYEFCAPRFFDFINEETEEEIRRAERWFETSISYAPSPFMPKIKEGRSIKIATLCNFGNVDEVQKEQEPAEVSNQREDPMLPADNTIRHEQERDIAPEVKSRQQQEEKNGKKNSFEFFSEVKPSEDSSLPQQEKSLPVGDNRSDSLAPVENLSKEDIPSFELHVPPSSNGARVGAIEDSAPKSQKVPMKIIAPARVKNQVTIEACTPKVQRVSVKGGAPTSTKNLTTENIASLVKKPSAGKPKTKSSKCTKPRSVTKCPGSVNMKNAMATDIAQENQAIKRQKLDDERCRQILNVKTRVLPHKSRPGLTGGTDIFSSGARGCHDDSSLRKEVTPFISTAELVKKFQSRTRDLDLSKNGSLSHDDTASMAQRRLRLTLTRPKEPALETAYRVRAVRVKSSAELEEEMLAKIPKFKARPVNKKILEAPSLPALPRTVPQPPEFQEFHLKTMERANQHAETSSTISSIDASSLSQSKPLKLTAPRPPLLETSLRARPPNRVKSSQELELEELQKIPKFKARPLNKKILESKGDIGLFSNPKPQITTPQEFHFATNDRLGPPATVMELFDKLSLHSEPSQHDKQVPRITAPNPFRLKTEERGFEKERQFALQILQRQWEEETAKVPKANPYPYTTDYPVIPPKPEPKQCTKPEAFQLESLVRHEVELQRKLEEKEYMEREEAQRRRFKAQPIMRDDPVPLPERERKPLTEVQEFVYHADHRAVQRSEFDKKIKEKEIMCKRMREEYETAKMIEEEKAVKQLRRTMVPHARSLPKFDDPFLPQKSTKETTKPKSPELRVNQRGDRRHAFHMR; this is encoded by the exons ATGGCAAGCTATCCGAACGGAGGAGCAGGAGACGGCGCAGATGTCATCCAGATAGACGAGGCCTATGAGTTCTGTGCCCCACGGTTCTTTGATTTTATAAACgaggagacggaggaggagATCCGAAGGGCCGAGCGATGGTTTGAGACCTCCATCAGCTACGCCCCATCTC CCTTCATGCCAAAAATCAAAGAGGGAAGATCCATTAAAATCGCGACGCTCTGCAACTTTGGAAATGTTGATGAAGTCCAGAAG GAACAAGAACCAGCCGAAGTTAGTAATCAAAGAGAAGATCCAATGTTACCAGCAGATAACACAATCAG ACATGAGCAGGAGCGAGATATTGCTCCAGAAGTTAAATCAAGGcaacaacaagaagaaaagaatggGAAGAAGAACTCCTTTGAGTTT TTTTCTGAGGTTAAGCCTTCTGAAGATAGCAGTCTCCCTCAACAAGAGAAAAG TTTACCTGTTGGTGATAATCGTAGTGACTCCTTAGCTCCTGTGGAAAATTTGAGCAAGGAAGACATCCCTTCTTTTGAGCTCCATGTTCCTCCTTCATCAAATGGGGCCAGAGTTGGAG CTATTGAAGATTCTGCACCAAAATCACAGAAGGTTCCCATGAAAATAATAGCACCGGCTAGGGTAAAGAACCAAGTAACTATAGAAGCTTGCACTCCCAAAGTACAGAGGGTTTCTGTGAAGGGAGGAGCACCCACCAGCACAAAGAATTTGACAACTGAAAATATAGCAAGTCTGGTTAAAAAGCCATCTGCTGGAAAGCCTAAAACCAAGTCTTCAAAATGCACCAAACCAAGGAGTGTAACAAA gtGTCCTGGTAGTGTTAACATGAAGAATGCCATGGCTACTGATattgctcaagaaaatcaagccATAAAGAGGCAAAAGCTGGATGATGAAAGATGTAGACAG ATACTCAATGTCAAAACCAGAGTGTTGCCCCACAAATCAAGACCAGGTTTAACAGGTGGCACTGACATATTTTCATCTGGTGCTCGAGGTTGTCATGATGACTCATCACTGCGGAAG gaagtaacaccattcatatcTACAGCAGAGTTGGTTAAAAAGTTCCAGTCAAGGACAAGAGACTTAGATCTCTCTAAGAATGGATCACTTTCACAT GACGATACAGCTTCAATGGCACAGAGGAGGCTTAGACTTACCTTGACAAGGCCAAAGGAGCCAGCACTTGAGACAGCTTACCGAGTTCGTGCGGTGAGGGTGAAAAGCTCTGCAGAGCTAGAGGAAGAGATGCTGGCAAAGATTCCTAAGTTCAAAGCTCGACCTGTAAACAAGAAG ATTCTCGAAGCACCTTCACTCCCTGCCTTGCCCAGAACTGTTCCACAACCACCTGAGTTTCAG GAGTTCCATTTGAAGACAATGGAGAGGGCGAATCAACATGCTGAAACATCATCAACAATCTCCTCAATCGATGCTTCCTCCCTG AGTCAGAGCAAACCCTTGAAACTTACTGCACCTAGGCCACCCCTTCTTGAAACATCACTAAGAGCACGACCTCCGAA CAGAGTCAAAAGTTCTCAGGAATTGGAACTAGAGGAACTTCAAAAGATTCCAAAGTTCAAGGCCCGGCCACTTAATAAAAAG ATACTTGAGAGCAAAGGAGATATCGGTTTGTTTTCTAATCCAAAGCCCCAAATAACAACCCCTCAGGAATTCCATTTTGCAACAAATGATAGGTTGGGTCCTCCCGCAACTGTTATGGAGCTCTTTGACAAG CTCTCACTGCACTCCGAACCTTCTCAACATGACAAGCAAGTTCCCAGAATCACAGCACCAAATCCTTTTCGTCTAAAAACAGAG gagcgaggTTTTGAAAAAGAGAGGCAGTTTGCACTGCAGATATTACAGAGACAGTGGGAGGAGGAGACGGCTAAAGTTCCAAAGGCTAATCCATATCCATACACTACAGATTATCCAGTG ATACCTCCAAAACCAGAGCCTAAGCAGTGTACAAAGCCCGAGGCTTTTCAATTAGAGAGCTTAGTAAGGCATGAAGTGGAGTTGCAGAGGAAGCTGGAAGAGAAGGAATATATGGAAAGAGAAGAGGCACAAAGGCGAAGATTTAAAGCACAACCTATCATGAGAGA TGACCCTGTTCCACTaccagaaagagagaggaagcctCTTACTGAAGTCCAGGAGTTTGTCTACCATGCAGATCATAGGGCCGTGCAGAGATCAGAGTTTGATAAGAAG ataaaagagaaagaaatcatgtgtaagagaatgagggaggagtATGAAACTGCAAAAATG ATTGAAGAAGAGAAAGCAGTGAAACAGTTGAGGAGGACAATGGTGCCCCATGCAAGGTCACTTCCAAAGTTCGACGATCCATTCCTTCCACAAAA gTCCACAAAGGAAACAACAAAGCCAAAGTCACCGGAGTTGCGTGTGAATCAAAGAGGAGACAGGCGGCATGCCTTTCATATGAGATGA
- the LOC103721945 gene encoding protein TPX2-like isoform X5: MASYPNGGAGDGADVIQIDEAYEFCAPRFFDFINEETEEEIRRAERWFETSISYAPSPFMPKIKEGRSIKIATLCNFGNVDEVQKEQEPAEVSNQREDPMLPADNTIRHEQERDIAPEVKSRQQQEEKNGKKNSFEFFSEVKPSEDSSLPQQEKSLPVGDNRSDSLAPVENLSKEDIPSFELHVPPSSNGARVGDSAPKSQKVPMKIIAPARVKNQVTIEACTPKVQRVSVKGGAPTSTKNLTTENIASLVKKPSAGKPKTKSSKCTKPRSVTKCPGSVNMKNAMATDIAQENQAIKRQKLDDERCRQILNVKTRVLPHKSRPGLTGGTDIFSSGARGCHDDSSLRKEVTPFISTAELVKKFQSRTRDLDLSKNGSLSHDDTASMAQRRLRLTLTRPKEPALETAYRVRAVRVKSSAELEEEMLAKIPKFKARPVNKKILEAPSLPALPRTVPQPPEFQEFHLKTMERANQHAETSSTISSIDASSLSQSKPLKLTAPRPPLLETSLRARPPNRVKSSQELELEELQKIPKFKARPLNKKILESKGDIGLFSNPKPQITTPQEFHFATNDRLGPPATVMELFDKLSLHSEPSQHDKQVPRITAPNPFRLKTEERGFEKERQFALQILQRQWEEETAKVPKANPYPYTTDYPVIPPKPEPKQCTKPEAFQLESLVRHEVELQRKLEEKEYMEREEAQRRRFKAQPIMRDDPVPLPERERKPLTEVQEFVYHADHRAVQRSEFDKKIKEKEIMCKRMREEYETAKMIEEEKAVKQLRRTMVPHARSLPKFDDPFLPQKSTKETTKPKSPELRVNQRGDRRHAFHMR; this comes from the exons ATGGCAAGCTATCCGAACGGAGGAGCAGGAGACGGCGCAGATGTCATCCAGATAGACGAGGCCTATGAGTTCTGTGCCCCACGGTTCTTTGATTTTATAAACgaggagacggaggaggagATCCGAAGGGCCGAGCGATGGTTTGAGACCTCCATCAGCTACGCCCCATCTC CCTTCATGCCAAAAATCAAAGAGGGAAGATCCATTAAAATCGCGACGCTCTGCAACTTTGGAAATGTTGATGAAGTCCAGAAG GAACAAGAACCAGCCGAAGTTAGTAATCAAAGAGAAGATCCAATGTTACCAGCAGATAACACAATCAG ACATGAGCAGGAGCGAGATATTGCTCCAGAAGTTAAATCAAGGcaacaacaagaagaaaagaatggGAAGAAGAACTCCTTTGAGTTT TTTTCTGAGGTTAAGCCTTCTGAAGATAGCAGTCTCCCTCAACAAGAGAAAAG TTTACCTGTTGGTGATAATCGTAGTGACTCCTTAGCTCCTGTGGAAAATTTGAGCAAGGAAGACATCCCTTCTTTTGAGCTCCATGTTCCTCCTTCATCAAATGGGGCCAGAGTTGGAG ATTCTGCACCAAAATCACAGAAGGTTCCCATGAAAATAATAGCACCGGCTAGGGTAAAGAACCAAGTAACTATAGAAGCTTGCACTCCCAAAGTACAGAGGGTTTCTGTGAAGGGAGGAGCACCCACCAGCACAAAGAATTTGACAACTGAAAATATAGCAAGTCTGGTTAAAAAGCCATCTGCTGGAAAGCCTAAAACCAAGTCTTCAAAATGCACCAAACCAAGGAGTGTAACAAA gtGTCCTGGTAGTGTTAACATGAAGAATGCCATGGCTACTGATattgctcaagaaaatcaagccATAAAGAGGCAAAAGCTGGATGATGAAAGATGTAGACAG ATACTCAATGTCAAAACCAGAGTGTTGCCCCACAAATCAAGACCAGGTTTAACAGGTGGCACTGACATATTTTCATCTGGTGCTCGAGGTTGTCATGATGACTCATCACTGCGGAAG gaagtaacaccattcatatcTACAGCAGAGTTGGTTAAAAAGTTCCAGTCAAGGACAAGAGACTTAGATCTCTCTAAGAATGGATCACTTTCACAT GACGATACAGCTTCAATGGCACAGAGGAGGCTTAGACTTACCTTGACAAGGCCAAAGGAGCCAGCACTTGAGACAGCTTACCGAGTTCGTGCGGTGAGGGTGAAAAGCTCTGCAGAGCTAGAGGAAGAGATGCTGGCAAAGATTCCTAAGTTCAAAGCTCGACCTGTAAACAAGAAG ATTCTCGAAGCACCTTCACTCCCTGCCTTGCCCAGAACTGTTCCACAACCACCTGAGTTTCAG GAGTTCCATTTGAAGACAATGGAGAGGGCGAATCAACATGCTGAAACATCATCAACAATCTCCTCAATCGATGCTTCCTCCCTG AGTCAGAGCAAACCCTTGAAACTTACTGCACCTAGGCCACCCCTTCTTGAAACATCACTAAGAGCACGACCTCCGAA CAGAGTCAAAAGTTCTCAGGAATTGGAACTAGAGGAACTTCAAAAGATTCCAAAGTTCAAGGCCCGGCCACTTAATAAAAAG ATACTTGAGAGCAAAGGAGATATCGGTTTGTTTTCTAATCCAAAGCCCCAAATAACAACCCCTCAGGAATTCCATTTTGCAACAAATGATAGGTTGGGTCCTCCCGCAACTGTTATGGAGCTCTTTGACAAG CTCTCACTGCACTCCGAACCTTCTCAACATGACAAGCAAGTTCCCAGAATCACAGCACCAAATCCTTTTCGTCTAAAAACAGAG gagcgaggTTTTGAAAAAGAGAGGCAGTTTGCACTGCAGATATTACAGAGACAGTGGGAGGAGGAGACGGCTAAAGTTCCAAAGGCTAATCCATATCCATACACTACAGATTATCCAGTG ATACCTCCAAAACCAGAGCCTAAGCAGTGTACAAAGCCCGAGGCTTTTCAATTAGAGAGCTTAGTAAGGCATGAAGTGGAGTTGCAGAGGAAGCTGGAAGAGAAGGAATATATGGAAAGAGAAGAGGCACAAAGGCGAAGATTTAAAGCACAACCTATCATGAGAGA TGACCCTGTTCCACTaccagaaagagagaggaagcctCTTACTGAAGTCCAGGAGTTTGTCTACCATGCAGATCATAGGGCCGTGCAGAGATCAGAGTTTGATAAGAAG ataaaagagaaagaaatcatgtgtaagagaatgagggaggagtATGAAACTGCAAAAATG ATTGAAGAAGAGAAAGCAGTGAAACAGTTGAGGAGGACAATGGTGCCCCATGCAAGGTCACTTCCAAAGTTCGACGATCCATTCCTTCCACAAAA gTCCACAAAGGAAACAACAAAGCCAAAGTCACCGGAGTTGCGTGTGAATCAAAGAGGAGACAGGCGGCATGCCTTTCATATGAGATGA
- the LOC103721945 gene encoding protein TPX2-like isoform X3 — translation MASYPNGGAGDGADVIQIDEAYEFCAPRFFDFINEETEEEIRRAERWFETSISYAPSPFMPKIKEGRSIKIATLCNFGNVDEVQKEQEPAEVSNQREDPMLPADNTIRHEQERDIAPEVKSRQQQEEKNGKKNSFEFFSEVKPSEDSSLPQQEKSLPSEDSSLPQQEKSLPVGDNRSDSLAPVENLSKEDIPSFELHVPPSSNGARVGDSAPKSQKVPMKIIAPARVKNQVTIEACTPKVQRVSVKGGAPTSTKNLTTENIASLVKKPSAGKPKTKSSKCTKPRSVTKCPGSVNMKNAMATDIAQENQAIKRQKLDDERCRQILNVKTRVLPHKSRPGLTGGTDIFSSGARGCHDDSSLRKEVTPFISTAELVKKFQSRTRDLDLSKNGSLSHDDTASMAQRRLRLTLTRPKEPALETAYRVRAVRVKSSAELEEEMLAKIPKFKARPVNKKILEAPSLPALPRTVPQPPEFQEFHLKTMERANQHAETSSTISSIDASSLSQSKPLKLTAPRPPLLETSLRARPPNRVKSSQELELEELQKIPKFKARPLNKKILESKGDIGLFSNPKPQITTPQEFHFATNDRLGPPATVMELFDKLSLHSEPSQHDKQVPRITAPNPFRLKTEERGFEKERQFALQILQRQWEEETAKVPKANPYPYTTDYPVIPPKPEPKQCTKPEAFQLESLVRHEVELQRKLEEKEYMEREEAQRRRFKAQPIMRDDPVPLPERERKPLTEVQEFVYHADHRAVQRSEFDKKIKEKEIMCKRMREEYETAKMIEEEKAVKQLRRTMVPHARSLPKFDDPFLPQKSTKETTKPKSPELRVNQRGDRRHAFHMR, via the exons ATGGCAAGCTATCCGAACGGAGGAGCAGGAGACGGCGCAGATGTCATCCAGATAGACGAGGCCTATGAGTTCTGTGCCCCACGGTTCTTTGATTTTATAAACgaggagacggaggaggagATCCGAAGGGCCGAGCGATGGTTTGAGACCTCCATCAGCTACGCCCCATCTC CCTTCATGCCAAAAATCAAAGAGGGAAGATCCATTAAAATCGCGACGCTCTGCAACTTTGGAAATGTTGATGAAGTCCAGAAG GAACAAGAACCAGCCGAAGTTAGTAATCAAAGAGAAGATCCAATGTTACCAGCAGATAACACAATCAG ACATGAGCAGGAGCGAGATATTGCTCCAGAAGTTAAATCAAGGcaacaacaagaagaaaagaatggGAAGAAGAACTCCTTTGAGTTT TTTTCTGAGGTTAAGCCTTCTGAAGATAGCAGTCTCCCTCAACAAGAGAAAAG TTTACCTTCTGAAGATAGCAGTCTCCCTCAACAAGAGAAAAG TTTACCTGTTGGTGATAATCGTAGTGACTCCTTAGCTCCTGTGGAAAATTTGAGCAAGGAAGACATCCCTTCTTTTGAGCTCCATGTTCCTCCTTCATCAAATGGGGCCAGAGTTGGAG ATTCTGCACCAAAATCACAGAAGGTTCCCATGAAAATAATAGCACCGGCTAGGGTAAAGAACCAAGTAACTATAGAAGCTTGCACTCCCAAAGTACAGAGGGTTTCTGTGAAGGGAGGAGCACCCACCAGCACAAAGAATTTGACAACTGAAAATATAGCAAGTCTGGTTAAAAAGCCATCTGCTGGAAAGCCTAAAACCAAGTCTTCAAAATGCACCAAACCAAGGAGTGTAACAAA gtGTCCTGGTAGTGTTAACATGAAGAATGCCATGGCTACTGATattgctcaagaaaatcaagccATAAAGAGGCAAAAGCTGGATGATGAAAGATGTAGACAG ATACTCAATGTCAAAACCAGAGTGTTGCCCCACAAATCAAGACCAGGTTTAACAGGTGGCACTGACATATTTTCATCTGGTGCTCGAGGTTGTCATGATGACTCATCACTGCGGAAG gaagtaacaccattcatatcTACAGCAGAGTTGGTTAAAAAGTTCCAGTCAAGGACAAGAGACTTAGATCTCTCTAAGAATGGATCACTTTCACAT GACGATACAGCTTCAATGGCACAGAGGAGGCTTAGACTTACCTTGACAAGGCCAAAGGAGCCAGCACTTGAGACAGCTTACCGAGTTCGTGCGGTGAGGGTGAAAAGCTCTGCAGAGCTAGAGGAAGAGATGCTGGCAAAGATTCCTAAGTTCAAAGCTCGACCTGTAAACAAGAAG ATTCTCGAAGCACCTTCACTCCCTGCCTTGCCCAGAACTGTTCCACAACCACCTGAGTTTCAG GAGTTCCATTTGAAGACAATGGAGAGGGCGAATCAACATGCTGAAACATCATCAACAATCTCCTCAATCGATGCTTCCTCCCTG AGTCAGAGCAAACCCTTGAAACTTACTGCACCTAGGCCACCCCTTCTTGAAACATCACTAAGAGCACGACCTCCGAA CAGAGTCAAAAGTTCTCAGGAATTGGAACTAGAGGAACTTCAAAAGATTCCAAAGTTCAAGGCCCGGCCACTTAATAAAAAG ATACTTGAGAGCAAAGGAGATATCGGTTTGTTTTCTAATCCAAAGCCCCAAATAACAACCCCTCAGGAATTCCATTTTGCAACAAATGATAGGTTGGGTCCTCCCGCAACTGTTATGGAGCTCTTTGACAAG CTCTCACTGCACTCCGAACCTTCTCAACATGACAAGCAAGTTCCCAGAATCACAGCACCAAATCCTTTTCGTCTAAAAACAGAG gagcgaggTTTTGAAAAAGAGAGGCAGTTTGCACTGCAGATATTACAGAGACAGTGGGAGGAGGAGACGGCTAAAGTTCCAAAGGCTAATCCATATCCATACACTACAGATTATCCAGTG ATACCTCCAAAACCAGAGCCTAAGCAGTGTACAAAGCCCGAGGCTTTTCAATTAGAGAGCTTAGTAAGGCATGAAGTGGAGTTGCAGAGGAAGCTGGAAGAGAAGGAATATATGGAAAGAGAAGAGGCACAAAGGCGAAGATTTAAAGCACAACCTATCATGAGAGA TGACCCTGTTCCACTaccagaaagagagaggaagcctCTTACTGAAGTCCAGGAGTTTGTCTACCATGCAGATCATAGGGCCGTGCAGAGATCAGAGTTTGATAAGAAG ataaaagagaaagaaatcatgtgtaagagaatgagggaggagtATGAAACTGCAAAAATG ATTGAAGAAGAGAAAGCAGTGAAACAGTTGAGGAGGACAATGGTGCCCCATGCAAGGTCACTTCCAAAGTTCGACGATCCATTCCTTCCACAAAA gTCCACAAAGGAAACAACAAAGCCAAAGTCACCGGAGTTGCGTGTGAATCAAAGAGGAGACAGGCGGCATGCCTTTCATATGAGATGA
- the LOC103721945 gene encoding protein TPX2-like isoform X6, which translates to MASYPNGGAGDGADVIQIDEAYEFCAPRFFDFINEETEEEIRRAERWFETSISYAPSPFMPKIKEGRSIKIATLCNFGNVDEVQKEQEPAEVSNQREDPMLPADNTIRHEQERDIAPEVKSRQQQEEKNGKKNSFEFFSEVKPSEDSSLPQQEKSLPSEDSSLPQQEKSLPVGDNRSDSLAPVENLSKEDIPSFELHVPPSSNGARVGAIEDSAPKSQKVPMKIIAPARVKNQVTIEACTPKVQRVSVKGGAPTSTKNLTTENIASLVKKPSAGKPKTKSSKCTKPRSVTKCPGSVNMKNAMATDIAQENQAIKRQKLDDERCRQILNVKTRVLPHKSRPGLTGGTDIFSSGARGCHDDSSLRKDDTASMAQRRLRLTLTRPKEPALETAYRVRAVRVKSSAELEEEMLAKIPKFKARPVNKKILEAPSLPALPRTVPQPPEFQEFHLKTMERANQHAETSSTISSIDASSLSQSKPLKLTAPRPPLLETSLRARPPNRVKSSQELELEELQKIPKFKARPLNKKILESKGDIGLFSNPKPQITTPQEFHFATNDRLGPPATVMELFDKLSLHSEPSQHDKQVPRITAPNPFRLKTEERGFEKERQFALQILQRQWEEETAKVPKANPYPYTTDYPVIPPKPEPKQCTKPEAFQLESLVRHEVELQRKLEEKEYMEREEAQRRRFKAQPIMRDDPVPLPERERKPLTEVQEFVYHADHRAVQRSEFDKKIKEKEIMCKRMREEYETAKMIEEEKAVKQLRRTMVPHARSLPKFDDPFLPQKSTKETTKPKSPELRVNQRGDRRHAFHMR; encoded by the exons ATGGCAAGCTATCCGAACGGAGGAGCAGGAGACGGCGCAGATGTCATCCAGATAGACGAGGCCTATGAGTTCTGTGCCCCACGGTTCTTTGATTTTATAAACgaggagacggaggaggagATCCGAAGGGCCGAGCGATGGTTTGAGACCTCCATCAGCTACGCCCCATCTC CCTTCATGCCAAAAATCAAAGAGGGAAGATCCATTAAAATCGCGACGCTCTGCAACTTTGGAAATGTTGATGAAGTCCAGAAG GAACAAGAACCAGCCGAAGTTAGTAATCAAAGAGAAGATCCAATGTTACCAGCAGATAACACAATCAG ACATGAGCAGGAGCGAGATATTGCTCCAGAAGTTAAATCAAGGcaacaacaagaagaaaagaatggGAAGAAGAACTCCTTTGAGTTT TTTTCTGAGGTTAAGCCTTCTGAAGATAGCAGTCTCCCTCAACAAGAGAAAAG TTTACCTTCTGAAGATAGCAGTCTCCCTCAACAAGAGAAAAG TTTACCTGTTGGTGATAATCGTAGTGACTCCTTAGCTCCTGTGGAAAATTTGAGCAAGGAAGACATCCCTTCTTTTGAGCTCCATGTTCCTCCTTCATCAAATGGGGCCAGAGTTGGAG CTATTGAAGATTCTGCACCAAAATCACAGAAGGTTCCCATGAAAATAATAGCACCGGCTAGGGTAAAGAACCAAGTAACTATAGAAGCTTGCACTCCCAAAGTACAGAGGGTTTCTGTGAAGGGAGGAGCACCCACCAGCACAAAGAATTTGACAACTGAAAATATAGCAAGTCTGGTTAAAAAGCCATCTGCTGGAAAGCCTAAAACCAAGTCTTCAAAATGCACCAAACCAAGGAGTGTAACAAA gtGTCCTGGTAGTGTTAACATGAAGAATGCCATGGCTACTGATattgctcaagaaaatcaagccATAAAGAGGCAAAAGCTGGATGATGAAAGATGTAGACAG ATACTCAATGTCAAAACCAGAGTGTTGCCCCACAAATCAAGACCAGGTTTAACAGGTGGCACTGACATATTTTCATCTGGTGCTCGAGGTTGTCATGATGACTCATCACTGCGGAAG GACGATACAGCTTCAATGGCACAGAGGAGGCTTAGACTTACCTTGACAAGGCCAAAGGAGCCAGCACTTGAGACAGCTTACCGAGTTCGTGCGGTGAGGGTGAAAAGCTCTGCAGAGCTAGAGGAAGAGATGCTGGCAAAGATTCCTAAGTTCAAAGCTCGACCTGTAAACAAGAAG ATTCTCGAAGCACCTTCACTCCCTGCCTTGCCCAGAACTGTTCCACAACCACCTGAGTTTCAG GAGTTCCATTTGAAGACAATGGAGAGGGCGAATCAACATGCTGAAACATCATCAACAATCTCCTCAATCGATGCTTCCTCCCTG AGTCAGAGCAAACCCTTGAAACTTACTGCACCTAGGCCACCCCTTCTTGAAACATCACTAAGAGCACGACCTCCGAA CAGAGTCAAAAGTTCTCAGGAATTGGAACTAGAGGAACTTCAAAAGATTCCAAAGTTCAAGGCCCGGCCACTTAATAAAAAG ATACTTGAGAGCAAAGGAGATATCGGTTTGTTTTCTAATCCAAAGCCCCAAATAACAACCCCTCAGGAATTCCATTTTGCAACAAATGATAGGTTGGGTCCTCCCGCAACTGTTATGGAGCTCTTTGACAAG CTCTCACTGCACTCCGAACCTTCTCAACATGACAAGCAAGTTCCCAGAATCACAGCACCAAATCCTTTTCGTCTAAAAACAGAG gagcgaggTTTTGAAAAAGAGAGGCAGTTTGCACTGCAGATATTACAGAGACAGTGGGAGGAGGAGACGGCTAAAGTTCCAAAGGCTAATCCATATCCATACACTACAGATTATCCAGTG ATACCTCCAAAACCAGAGCCTAAGCAGTGTACAAAGCCCGAGGCTTTTCAATTAGAGAGCTTAGTAAGGCATGAAGTGGAGTTGCAGAGGAAGCTGGAAGAGAAGGAATATATGGAAAGAGAAGAGGCACAAAGGCGAAGATTTAAAGCACAACCTATCATGAGAGA TGACCCTGTTCCACTaccagaaagagagaggaagcctCTTACTGAAGTCCAGGAGTTTGTCTACCATGCAGATCATAGGGCCGTGCAGAGATCAGAGTTTGATAAGAAG ataaaagagaaagaaatcatgtgtaagagaatgagggaggagtATGAAACTGCAAAAATG ATTGAAGAAGAGAAAGCAGTGAAACAGTTGAGGAGGACAATGGTGCCCCATGCAAGGTCACTTCCAAAGTTCGACGATCCATTCCTTCCACAAAA gTCCACAAAGGAAACAACAAAGCCAAAGTCACCGGAGTTGCGTGTGAATCAAAGAGGAGACAGGCGGCATGCCTTTCATATGAGATGA